A part of Candidatus Electrothrix aestuarii genomic DNA contains:
- the rplX gene encoding 50S ribosomal protein L24 has product MRQGQTSLLINDQVEVITGKDKGRVGKVLKIDRAANRAVVERINMIKKHQKPVDAQQPGEIIEREASIHISNLMFVCPECAKAVRIGKKILEDGVKVRMCKSCGATLEKSKK; this is encoded by the coding sequence ATGCGGCAGGGACAGACAAGTTTACTGATAAATGACCAGGTAGAGGTAATTACCGGTAAAGATAAGGGGCGGGTTGGTAAAGTACTGAAAATTGACAGAGCAGCTAATCGAGCGGTTGTTGAACGCATCAATATGATCAAGAAGCATCAAAAGCCCGTTGATGCACAACAACCTGGCGAGATTATTGAGCGTGAAGCTTCAATCCACATTTCAAATCTGATGTTTGTCTGCCCTGAATGTGCAAAAGCAGTGCGAATCGGTAAGAAGATACTGGAAGACGGAGTGAAGGTTCGGATGTGCAAGAGCTGTGGTGCTACCCTGGAAAAATCCAAGAAGTAA
- the rplN gene encoding 50S ribosomal protein L14, which translates to MIQTETLLNVADNSGAKKVLCIRVLGGSKRRYASIGDVIVVTVKEAIPHAKVKKGDVLDAVVVRTSKAISRPEDTTVRFDDNAAVLLSGSGDPIGTRIFGPVARELRSLGFMKIISLAPEVL; encoded by the coding sequence ATGATTCAGACAGAAACACTGCTGAATGTCGCAGACAACTCTGGAGCCAAGAAGGTTCTCTGTATTCGAGTGCTTGGCGGGAGTAAGCGTCGCTATGCGAGTATCGGCGATGTCATAGTAGTAACAGTAAAGGAAGCCATACCGCATGCCAAGGTCAAGAAGGGTGATGTGCTTGATGCAGTAGTTGTGCGGACATCCAAGGCGATCAGTCGTCCAGAGGATACCACCGTTCGCTTTGATGATAATGCAGCAGTACTGCTTTCAGGAAGCGGTGATCCGATTGGAACGCGTATTTTCGGCCCGGTTGCCCGTGAATTGCGGTCACTTGGATTTATGAAGATTATATCTCTTGCACCGGAAGTACTGTAG
- the rpsQ gene encoding 30S ribosomal protein S17, with amino-acid sequence MTEEHRPKKTQLGYVKSNSMDKTVVVLVERKVRHKLYGKYIRRHVKYMAHDAVNECQVGDTVLIEECRPLSKNKRWFVKKVVQRAV; translated from the coding sequence CTGAAGAGCACAGGCCTAAAAAGACACAGTTAGGTTATGTAAAAAGTAACAGCATGGATAAAACGGTCGTCGTTCTTGTAGAACGAAAAGTCCGTCATAAACTGTACGGGAAATATATCCGCCGCCATGTGAAATATATGGCCCACGATGCAGTTAATGAATGTCAAGTTGGAGATACTGTACTTATAGAAGAATGTCGTCCGCTTTCAAAGAATAAGCGTTGGTTCGTTAAAAAAGTAGTCCAACGTGCAGTCTGA